TCCTTTCTCTGGTCACTGCAAGAATCCACTGTTTGTTGTTAAAGTTGTGAAGTTTAATAACGACAGGCCTGTGTAATTTGTCTTTAGCGGCCCGATCTGTGCGCCCTGTCAATCCTAATTGTCCCTCGCTTGGTCTCTAGTCCAAGCATGTCTGGGAGCCAGGTTTCAAAAACTTAATTGCCTGTCGCCCTTCTGTACATACTTTGAGACCGATGACTCTTATATTCTCTCTATGGCTCATATTTTCGATGTCCTCGGTTCAGTCAGTTAATAACTTAACTTTTTGTTCAAGTTCAGTGACTTGGTTCTCCAGGGATGTGGTGTGGTCCTCACCTTCAGAAATGCGGCTCTCAGCTTTCGTTAACCTTTTAATGTTGTCCTCAATGCGGTTGCCCATTCTGTCCAAAGTGAACTGCAGCTCGGCAAACTTCTGCTCCATGAGGGCACTTCTCTGTAACATTCTGGGCAATAGCAGGTGCAACATTTTCCTCCACCAGCACGCCGCCACCATTATCCAAGTTAGCTTCAGCGCTGGCcatgtgtgtcattttattttttgcttcagTGCGCGTTTTCTTCGATGTTTCTCTCAAATaacttttcctttcagctcCAGACATAGTTGCAAACAAAAACCACCAAAGTAGTTGGGGGTTTAATCCGTAAAAGTGTAGAAACATTTAGGACATTTAGGGCAGGAGGCCAGTGCAAAGTTGAGTTGtacaaaaactctctttttagtgaactctgtgtacacaaacaatgctctcaatgctggtgttcatgtgtagagaccctggtgatcctacaagcaaagtttcatgttgtgtggagccatcttagtgttttaaaaatagagattagagactcccattgaaaatgagcttgacccgaaaacaaaaatacagtaaatcttaaaagtaccTCTTTcgggcgccgcatagctcagtcggtagcgcgcgcaacccatgtgccgaggctctgcagcggacccgggttcgacttccggcccgggtccctttgctgcgtgtcactccccgtctcttaccctgtttcctgtccaaactcttcagctgtactgtcaataaagccgaataaaggccaaaaaaatacttaaaaaaaaaaaaaaagtacctctttcacattacacagaaaaaaagcttaggttgcattttggcaagagtttcactttaatctagTTCCTCTGTTGTGCAGGCGCTTTTGACGCTCCTGGGCCTTAAGCAAATTCTCCTGTGACAGCTGCCCTAGTGTGTGGAGTTTTGCTCTAAGGTCCAGGACAtactgaattttgtttttactcaggCTCGGCCCCTCCTCCCAGCTTTCCATAACCAGGTCCAGAGCCCCCTGCGGTGTTCTGTCAAAGAGAAGTTCAAAGGGAGGCCTGGGGTACCTTCCCCACTGCAAACAACAGAGGATCTAGCCATCTATCCCAATTAAGGCCATCCTTGTGCACAAACTTACGGATCATAGACTTCAAAGTTTTATTCAGACGGTCAACAAGACCATTGGTCTGCAGGTGGTATACGCTAGTCAGAATTGACTTGATGCCCAATAACCCATAAAGTTCCCGCAGTGTAGGTGACATAAACGAGGTGCCCTGGTCAGTTAGGATCTCTTTTGGGATCCCCGCTCAGGAGATGACCTGAAACAACACCTGCGCCACACTCTTGGCAGAGATTGTGCACAGGGCCACTGTTTCAGGATATCGTGTTGTGTAGTAAATGAGGACTAACACAAAACGATGCACACCGGTGAAACGGCTTGGTGAGGTCCATACCAATCCACTCAAACGGGACCTCCATGAGTGGTAATGGGCGCAAAGGCGCTCTTGGGATgagcagctggttagcattaAGGGCAAGACGCACACCAGCAGTGTACATCCTTTCGAGTGCTgacaaattcgttgtcactgttcacgGCCCAATTTTGTGAATTCCATAAGACTCCCCAAATAAAGCTATGCGAGATGAAGATGGCCGAGAATACACTCGAAACAAAACATCCTCACATCCCAAACTCAGAGGACAGTGAACAGAGGTAGACTGAGAAAGCTTCAAAGAAAAAGGTAAGTGACTGCAccaattgttgtttttcttatacAATAGCTTAAATATACTTtacaattctctctctctctctctctctctctctctctctctctctctctctactttctctctttttttggtacttaacttttaataattttaaaatctttaatgtATAATTTTGAACAATGTACGTGCAATTACATGTAAAGAAACTTGTACATCACACATAGGTACATATATAGGTGAGCATATAGGTACATATATAGGTACATATACAAGTGAACATATAAGTACATATATGGGtgcatatatgtacatataagGACATATATGTACCTATAGGTACATATAATATATGAAACCGGAAAATTTTATGTATGTTGCATATATTCAAAACCTATATTAAAGCCTATATGTTTATATAGGTTCTTTCTGTGTGGGTTCTGATGTGAACAAGATGCTGATGTAATGATATCATGTGGGGTTGACCTGAGGACAAAGCATATATAGCTTGTGTTGCaggaaacaccagcagcacatcacttctgctgtctgtgcaaacaaacatgtcctcTAACTTGCTGACTTGACTGCTCAACTTTGATGAATAATTTGTCGTTCTGAACTCAACAGGTGATTGTGGTGATCATTTTGAGCTTCTTTGACATGATTAACCTTTCTTTGTATGTGTTGCAGTTTACTGGTACAACAAGCCAGAAGAGTCTTTTATTCTTCACATATcgttctgtaatgttgtctgtgttgcagCCAAAGGCTAATATTACCACTTATTTGCAGTATCTACCATCACATGAGCTAATGTTTTTTAGCATGTTATCTGTGGGATCAAGCTGCTCTTTCTTCTACattaacagtgttttgctgttcaCCCTGAGGTCAAAGCAGGTGTTCTGTGAGACATCCCGTTACATCCTGCTGTTCAACCTGCTCCTTGCAGACACTGCTACACTGGTGTCGAACCTTCTGCTCTACATTCTGGCTTTTTTAGGGCTAAGAATTTCATATTATGCATGTGGTCCCCTCATTCTGCTCTCAGTTTTAACTGTCACCATCTCCCCTCTCACCttggctgtgatgtcatttgAGAGATTTGTGGCTGTGCGCTATCCTCTGAGGCATGCTGCCATCTTTACCATGAGAAGCCTGAGCATCATCATTGCTCTGGTGTGGGCcttcagttttattcacatcctCATTCGAGTTTTTATGCTGTTATATGTGTTCACAACAACCTCCCTTGATCTGCAAATGAATGACTTTTGCAGTAAGGAAGCAATGTTTTTTGCACCAATCTTTAATGATTTTGAGGAAGCATATTCCAGCATTCTCTTCCTGTCAGTTGGTGCTGTAATCTTTGCCTCCTACATTGGTGTAGTTCTGGTAGCCAGGTCTGCTTCAACAGACAAAGCCTCAGCTAGAAAGGCTCTTCAAACACTTCTGCTTCACCTGATTCAACTGAGCCTGATTCTTACATCCACCTTGAGCTCCACCATTTTAACATCCATTGCTAGAAGAGTAGGTAGAT
This sequence is a window from Acanthopagrus latus isolate v.2019 chromosome 13, fAcaLat1.1, whole genome shotgun sequence. Protein-coding genes within it:
- the LOC119031646 gene encoding odorant receptor 131-2-like gives rise to the protein MINLSLYVLQFTGTTSQKSLLFFTYRSVMLSVLQPKANITTYLQYLPSHELMFFSMLSVGSSCSFFYINSVLLFTLRSKQVFCETSRYILLFNLLLADTATLVSNLLLYILAFLGLRISYYACGPLILLSVLTVTISPLTLAVMSFERFVAVRYPLRHAAIFTMRSLSIIIALVWAFSFIHILIRVFMLLYVFTTTSLDLQMNDFCSKEAMFFAPIFNDFEEAYSSILFLSVGAVIFASYIGVVLVARSASTDKASARKALQTLLLHLIQLSLILTSTLSSTILTSIARRVGRLTLMRIYNVCFVCLTILPRCLSALIYGLRDQTIRPALRQNLCCRWRCSLFRNKSH